The following coding sequences lie in one Pseudomonadota bacterium genomic window:
- a CDS encoding alpha/beta fold hydrolase has translation MRFALSCLGVFALTLAVLWHVGPREPVGLSPALPFDTPPTDIETWLAEQEAAVAGIREGVAKEIVWADPATRARTPLAIVYLHGYSATSAETRPFADNLAAALGANLHFTRLTGHGRDGDAMATARVQDWIDDTAEALAVGRAIGDRVVVIGTSTGGTLATLAAADPAFGRIDATVLISPNYRVKAAGSALLTAPFARQLVPLLVGDTREWAPRNPEHGRFWTTRYPNVALLPMAATVQATSEVDFGAITVPAFFVFSDADQVVDAKVTRSVVARWGGEARVHAVDVPPPNDEYAHVIAGDILSPTLTAPLVAATRAWLADALDL, from the coding sequence ATGCGTTTCGCGCTGAGCTGTCTGGGCGTGTTCGCACTCACCTTGGCTGTGCTCTGGCACGTCGGGCCGCGCGAGCCCGTCGGGCTCTCGCCCGCGTTGCCCTTCGATACGCCACCGACCGACATCGAGACCTGGCTTGCCGAACAGGAAGCCGCGGTCGCCGGCATCCGCGAGGGCGTTGCGAAGGAAATCGTCTGGGCCGACCCCGCTACGCGCGCGAGGACGCCGCTGGCGATTGTCTACCTGCACGGCTACTCGGCCACGTCCGCCGAGACGCGCCCGTTTGCCGACAACCTCGCCGCCGCGCTCGGCGCGAACCTGCACTTTACCCGCCTGACCGGGCACGGACGCGACGGCGATGCGATGGCCACGGCGCGGGTGCAGGATTGGATCGACGACACCGCCGAGGCGCTGGCCGTGGGGCGCGCGATCGGCGATCGGGTGGTGGTGATCGGCACCTCGACCGGTGGCACGCTGGCGACCCTGGCGGCGGCCGATCCCGCCTTCGGGCGCATCGATGCGACGGTTCTGATCTCGCCGAACTACCGGGTCAAAGCCGCCGGTTCGGCCCTGTTGACCGCGCCGTTCGCGCGTCAGTTGGTGCCCTTGCTCGTCGGCGACACGCGCGAGTGGGCGCCGCGAAACCCCGAGCATGGTCGGTTCTGGACCACCCGCTACCCGAACGTGGCGTTGTTGCCGATGGCGGCCACGGTGCAGGCGACATCCGAGGTCGATTTTGGCGCGATCACGGTGCCGGCGTTCTTCGTCTTCAGTGACGCGGACCAGGTTGTCGACGCCAAGGTGACCCGCAGCGTCGTCGCCCGGTGGGGCGGTGAGGCCCGCGTGCACGCCGTCGATGTTCCGCCGCCGAACGACGAATACGCCCACGTGATTGCGGGTGACATCCTGAGCCCCACGTTGACCGCACCCTTGGTGGCTGCCACGCGTGCGTGGCTCGCGGACGCGTTGGATCTCTGA
- a CDS encoding Sua5/YciO/YrdC/YwlC family protein: MSAPDALPRVDVAEAARIVRASGVIAYPTEAVFGLGCDPANTDALRRVLATKTRAEDKGLILVAGVAEHLDAWIAPLDARARALVEPTWPGHTTWVVPARPTAVGLVTGGRDTLAVRVSAHPTVRALCDVLGHALVSTSANRSGEPAIRDDAELDALEGVDAVVAGELGGAAAPSAIYRLADGVRLR, translated from the coding sequence ATGTCGGCTCCTGACGCCCTGCCCCGCGTCGACGTGGCCGAAGCGGCGCGCATCGTGCGTGCCAGTGGTGTCATCGCCTACCCCACCGAGGCGGTTTTCGGCCTCGGTTGTGACCCGGCGAACACAGACGCCCTGCGCCGCGTCCTCGCAACCAAAACGCGCGCTGAGGACAAGGGGCTGATCCTCGTTGCGGGTGTTGCCGAACACCTGGACGCGTGGATTGCCCCGCTCGACGCACGCGCCCGTGCGCTCGTCGAGCCGACGTGGCCCGGCCACACCACGTGGGTGGTGCCAGCGCGTCCTACCGCTGTCGGTTTGGTCACCGGCGGCCGGGACACCCTTGCGGTCCGCGTGTCCGCACACCCGACCGTCCGCGCGCTCTGTGACGTGCTGGGCCATGCCCTGGTGTCGACCAGTGCCAACCGCAGTGGCGAACCCGCGATCCGCGACGACGCCGAGCTTGATGCGCTCGAAGGTGTCGACGCGGTGGTCGCGGGCGAGCTCGGCGGCGCCGCCGCGCCAAGTGCCATTTACCGGCTCGCCGACGGCGTCCGCTTGCGCTGA
- a CDS encoding DNA topoisomerase I — translation MSKSLVIVESPAKGKTIKKYLGNDYEVLASYGHVRDLVPKEGAVDPDADFRMRYQTIEDKEKHIQAIAKLLKKSDHLLLATDPDREGEAISWHLVEELRERGLLEGIAPPKRVVFYQITKAAVREAVAQPREISFDLVNAQQARRALDYLVGFNLSPLLWKKIRRGLSAGRVQSPALRMICEREDEIEAFVAQEYWSVEAAVHNEKGAFGARLHTLEGERVKQFTITDGERAQSVKDAINAAASGTLTVAKVEKKQRKRNPAPPFTTSTMQQEAVRKLGFSASRSMRVAQQLYEGIDIGGEVTGLITYMRTDSVNLANEAVAEIRGYIAERYGDDNVPETPNVYKTKSKNAQEAHEAIRPTNATRTPEELKSVLQPDQLKLYTIIWRRTVASQMIYATLDQVSVDLAADARNSFRASGSTIRHPGFMAVYMEGTDDAKSDDEDEKRLPPMTEGETVSLDDIKLGQHFTEPPPRYSEASLVKALEEHGIGRPSTYAAIISTLQHRDYVEMDGRRFIPTDVGRVVHRFLAKHFTRYVDYDFTANLEDELDAVSRGEKDWVPLMRDFWHPFIRQVNEKEETVSRDEAVQARELGTDPKTGKPISVRIGRYGAFVQIGTRDDEEKPTFAGLKPGQKMDSITLEDALKLFDLPRHFGEGDDKISVAIGRFGPYVKFHCSDDDKVKYASIKEDDPYTITEARARELVAEKQETDRNRVIKKFEGTDIQLLNGRWGPYLSDGVKNAKLPKELKEDLVALKAMDLATAEKMIAEAPEKRGKKVAAKKVAAKAPAKKTAAKKKATAKKKAGAKKKTAAKKVASKKVAAASKSEGDVGS, via the coding sequence ATGAGCAAAAGCCTCGTCATCGTTGAGTCACCTGCCAAGGGCAAGACGATCAAGAAGTACCTCGGCAACGACTACGAGGTGCTCGCGTCCTATGGCCACGTGCGTGACCTGGTGCCCAAGGAAGGCGCGGTGGATCCGGACGCCGACTTCCGCATGCGCTACCAGACCATCGAGGACAAGGAAAAGCACATCCAGGCCATCGCAAAGCTGCTGAAGAAGTCCGACCACCTGCTGCTCGCGACTGACCCGGACCGCGAAGGCGAGGCCATCAGTTGGCACCTTGTCGAGGAGTTGCGCGAACGCGGTCTGCTCGAGGGCATCGCGCCACCCAAGCGCGTGGTGTTCTACCAGATCACCAAAGCAGCGGTGCGCGAAGCGGTGGCACAGCCGCGCGAAATCAGTTTCGATCTCGTCAACGCGCAGCAGGCGCGGCGCGCGCTCGACTACCTGGTCGGTTTCAACCTGTCGCCGCTGCTGTGGAAGAAGATTCGCCGCGGTCTGTCGGCCGGTCGGGTGCAGAGCCCCGCGCTGCGCATGATCTGCGAGCGCGAAGACGAGATCGAGGCCTTCGTGGCGCAGGAGTACTGGTCGGTCGAAGCCGCCGTGCACAACGAAAAAGGGGCGTTCGGCGCGCGCCTGCACACCCTCGAGGGCGAGCGCGTCAAGCAGTTCACGATCACCGATGGCGAGCGCGCCCAATCGGTCAAGGATGCGATCAACGCCGCCGCCAGCGGCACACTGACCGTGGCCAAGGTCGAGAAGAAACAACGCAAGCGCAACCCGGCGCCGCCTTTCACCACCTCGACCATGCAACAGGAGGCGGTGCGCAAACTCGGCTTCTCGGCCAGCCGCTCGATGCGCGTCGCACAGCAGCTGTACGAGGGCATCGACATCGGCGGTGAAGTCACCGGCCTGATCACCTACATGCGAACCGACTCGGTGAACCTCGCCAACGAGGCGGTGGCCGAAATCCGCGGGTACATCGCCGAGCGCTACGGCGACGACAACGTGCCCGAGACGCCGAACGTCTACAAGACCAAGAGCAAGAACGCCCAGGAGGCGCACGAGGCCATCCGGCCGACCAACGCGACGCGCACGCCCGAAGAGCTCAAGAGCGTGTTGCAGCCCGATCAGCTCAAGCTCTACACCATTATCTGGCGCCGGACCGTGGCCAGCCAGATGATTTACGCCACGCTCGATCAGGTGTCGGTCGACCTCGCGGCCGACGCTCGGAACAGCTTCCGCGCGAGCGGCTCCACCATCCGCCACCCGGGTTTCATGGCGGTCTACATGGAGGGCACCGATGACGCCAAGTCGGACGACGAAGACGAAAAGCGTCTGCCGCCGATGACCGAGGGCGAGACGGTGTCGCTCGACGACATCAAACTCGGCCAGCACTTCACCGAGCCGCCACCGCGCTACTCGGAGGCGAGCCTGGTGAAGGCGCTCGAGGAACACGGCATCGGCCGGCCCTCGACCTACGCCGCCATCATCAGCACCTTGCAGCACCGCGATTACGTCGAGATGGATGGCCGCCGGTTCATCCCGACCGACGTCGGTCGGGTCGTGCACCGGTTCCTCGCCAAGCATTTCACCCGCTACGTCGACTACGACTTCACCGCCAACCTCGAGGACGAGCTCGATGCGGTGTCGCGCGGGGAGAAGGACTGGGTGCCGCTGATGCGCGATTTCTGGCACCCGTTCATCCGGCAGGTGAACGAAAAGGAAGAGACCGTCTCACGGGACGAAGCGGTGCAGGCGCGCGAGCTCGGCACCGACCCCAAGACCGGCAAACCGATCAGCGTGCGCATTGGGCGCTACGGCGCGTTCGTGCAGATCGGCACCCGCGACGACGAGGAGAAGCCGACCTTCGCTGGCCTGAAACCCGGCCAGAAGATGGACTCGATCACGCTCGAGGACGCGCTCAAGCTGTTCGACCTGCCGCGGCACTTCGGCGAGGGCGACGACAAGATTTCGGTGGCGATCGGCCGCTTCGGCCCGTACGTGAAGTTTCATTGCAGCGACGACGACAAGGTGAAGTACGCCTCGATCAAGGAAGACGATCCGTACACCATCACCGAGGCGCGCGCCCGCGAACTGGTCGCCGAGAAGCAGGAGACCGACCGCAACCGCGTGATCAAGAAGTTCGAGGGCACAGACATCCAGTTGCTGAACGGCCGCTGGGGCCCGTACCTCAGTGACGGGGTGAAGAACGCCAAGCTGCCCAAAGAGCTCAAGGAGGACCTCGTTGCCCTCAAGGCCATGGACCTCGCCACCGCCGAGAAGATGATCGCCGAGGCGCCGGAGAAACGCGGCAAGAAGGTCGCGGCGAAGAAGGTCGCTGCCAAGGCGCCGGCGAAGAAAACCGCGGCGAAGAAGAAGGCGACCGCCAAGAAGAAAGCCGGGGCAAAGAAGAAAACCGCTGCAAAGAAAGTCGCTTCGAAGAAGGTCGCTGCGGCGAGCAAATCCGAGGGCGATGTCGGCTCCTGA
- the dprA gene encoding DNA-processing protein DprA, which yields MTPELAAVALHRLPGHSAHDKHALVHQLGGLDRLAGADDRTLIAAGFPAGDVVAWRALAASECAADTDWAKASDCHLLSCEHPAYPRGLSALDDAPLVLWARGDLDLLAPPKIAVVGSRNPSRGGEENARSFAADLAVRGLVVVSGLAAGIDAAAHRGALDAGGMTLAVVGTGADRVYPAANRALAHDIAQQGVLISEFPLGTAPRPHHFPRRNRLISAVSLGVLVVEAAVRSGSLITARQAGEQGRSVMAIPGSIHNPMARGCHRLIREGAKLVECSADVLEDIGPALAASSGHLTPGADAERVTSNADAEPAGTALPDAHRHLLHCLGHDTLSVDTLVTRTGDSVANVSSMLLLLELGGHVCREKDGRFSRQNAAVGTIDA from the coding sequence ATGACGCCTGAACTCGCCGCTGTCGCGCTGCACCGCCTGCCGGGCCACAGTGCCCACGACAAACACGCACTGGTGCACCAGCTCGGCGGACTCGACCGCCTTGCCGGGGCCGACGACCGCACGTTGATCGCCGCCGGGTTTCCGGCGGGCGACGTCGTGGCCTGGCGCGCACTCGCCGCGTCCGAGTGTGCGGCGGACACCGACTGGGCCAAGGCGTCCGACTGCCACCTGCTGAGTTGCGAACACCCGGCCTACCCACGGGGCCTCTCCGCACTCGACGACGCGCCGCTCGTGCTCTGGGCACGGGGTGACCTCGACCTGCTCGCCCCACCGAAGATCGCCGTCGTCGGCAGCCGCAACCCGAGTCGGGGCGGCGAGGAAAACGCCCGTTCGTTCGCCGCAGACCTCGCAGTACGCGGGCTCGTGGTGGTCAGCGGCCTCGCCGCGGGCATCGACGCCGCGGCGCACCGGGGCGCACTCGACGCCGGCGGCATGACCCTGGCCGTGGTCGGCACCGGGGCCGACCGCGTGTACCCCGCAGCCAACCGCGCACTGGCCCACGACATCGCCCAACAGGGCGTGCTGATCAGCGAATTTCCACTCGGCACCGCGCCAAGGCCGCACCATTTTCCGCGTCGCAACCGTCTTATCAGTGCGGTTTCGCTGGGCGTTCTGGTGGTCGAGGCAGCGGTGCGCAGCGGCTCACTGATCACGGCCCGCCAGGCGGGCGAGCAGGGTCGATCCGTCATGGCCATCCCGGGCTCGATCCACAACCCGATGGCGCGTGGCTGCCACCGCTTGATTCGCGAGGGTGCGAAGCTGGTCGAGTGCAGCGCCGACGTACTCGAGGACATCGGCCCGGCACTCGCGGCCAGCTCCGGACACCTCACACCCGGTGCAGACGCCGAGCGCGTCACCTCGAACGCGGACGCCGAACCGGCCGGCACCGCGCTGCCAGACGCGCACCGACACCTGTTGCACTGCCTCGGACACGACACGCTCAGCGTCGACACGCTGGTCACCCGCACGGGGGACTCGGTTGCGAACGTGTCATCGATGCTGCTGCTGCTCGAACTCGGCGGGCACGTGTGCCGCGAGAAAGATGGGCGCTTCAGCCGCCAAAACGCCGCCGTCGGCACGATTGACGCTTGA
- a CDS encoding LysM peptidoglycan-binding domain-containing protein, producing the protein MATFTHPQVSATRRRLRLTLAAASIAAVFSLSGCALWETAPADEPIAELPSAEDIAIVVAPTTESDVPRTAALKRNPDEVVLREDAPDTYTVQKHDTLWDIAAHFLEDAYTWPEIWHQNPQIADPHLIFPGDKIGLRMVDGKPVLSIHRGKRGKTILQPRVREAELEQAVPVIAADVLKNFDAKPRVVSKQTLDAAPYVLANTQGRVISAAPDSIYVRGITDESESIYHVLRPNKPLIDPDTNEILGYEALHTGEAQVQYFGDPSTLQLIKTGREVLRGDRLTKYEGDATYRDLKPILVKGNMRGTIISLVDALSKAGQYQVVVFNRGAQDGLQAGSMVELMGRERKMLDKTLNPRTPDRVTLPSQRKGVAIVFQSFDWVSYAMILEAQMPIDLYDSFQGF; encoded by the coding sequence ATGGCCACTTTCACGCACCCGCAGGTCTCCGCGACACGCCGCAGACTGCGCCTCACTCTCGCAGCCGCCTCGATTGCCGCCGTGTTCAGCCTCAGCGGTTGCGCGTTGTGGGAAACCGCCCCCGCCGACGAGCCCATCGCGGAGCTGCCCAGCGCCGAGGACATTGCGATCGTCGTCGCGCCGACCACGGAGTCGGATGTCCCGCGCACCGCCGCACTCAAGCGCAACCCGGATGAGGTCGTGCTGCGCGAAGACGCGCCGGACACCTATACGGTGCAGAAACACGACACGCTGTGGGACATCGCAGCCCATTTTCTCGAGGACGCCTACACCTGGCCCGAGATCTGGCACCAGAACCCGCAGATTGCCGACCCCCACCTGATTTTCCCGGGCGACAAGATCGGGCTGCGCATGGTCGACGGCAAACCCGTGCTGTCGATACACCGCGGCAAGCGTGGCAAGACGATTCTGCAGCCCCGCGTCCGCGAAGCCGAACTCGAGCAGGCCGTGCCGGTGATCGCCGCCGACGTGCTGAAGAACTTCGACGCCAAGCCGCGGGTGGTGAGCAAGCAAACCCTCGACGCGGCGCCGTACGTGCTGGCCAACACCCAGGGCCGCGTGATCAGTGCCGCACCGGATTCGATCTACGTGCGCGGCATCACCGACGAGTCGGAATCGATCTACCACGTACTGCGTCCCAACAAGCCGTTGATCGACCCCGACACCAACGAAATCCTCGGCTACGAGGCCCTGCACACCGGCGAAGCCCAGGTGCAGTACTTCGGCGACCCGAGCACGTTGCAGCTGATCAAGACCGGCCGCGAGGTGCTGCGCGGCGACCGCCTGACCAAGTACGAAGGGGACGCGACCTACCGCGACCTCAAGCCGATTCTGGTCAAGGGCAACATGCGAGGCACCATCATCTCGCTGGTCGACGCGCTCTCGAAAGCGGGTCAGTACCAGGTTGTGGTGTTCAACCGCGGCGCACAGGACGGGCTCCAGGCCGGCAGCATGGTCGAGCTCATGGGCCGCGAGCGCAAGATGCTCGACAAGACCCTGAACCCTAGGACGCCGGACCGCGTGACTCTGCCGAGCCAGCGCAAGGGTGTCGCGATCGTGTTCCAGTCCTTCGATTGGGTCAGCTACGCGATGATCCTCGAGGCGCAGATGCCGATCGACCTGTACGACTCGTTCCAGGGTTTCTGA
- the def gene encoding peptide deformylase, whose protein sequence is MALLDILVVPDPRLRKTARPVSDVDDVVRQLTDDMLETMYDAPGIGLAATQVNVHKRVVVIDLSEDKSDAMVLINPEIVARDGEAQMQEGCLSIPGIFEDVSRSAQVTVSALDRTGARFERTADGLLAACIQHEIDHLDGKLFLDYLSPLKRNRIVKKMEKQQRGGR, encoded by the coding sequence ATGGCGCTTCTCGACATCCTTGTGGTTCCCGATCCGCGGTTGCGGAAAACGGCGCGGCCGGTGTCCGATGTGGATGACGTCGTCAGGCAGTTGACGGACGACATGCTCGAGACCATGTACGACGCGCCGGGCATCGGCCTGGCCGCCACCCAGGTGAACGTGCACAAACGGGTTGTGGTCATCGACCTCTCCGAAGACAAGTCTGATGCCATGGTGCTGATCAACCCCGAAATCGTCGCACGCGATGGCGAGGCGCAAATGCAGGAGGGGTGCTTGTCGATTCCGGGTATTTTCGAGGACGTCAGCCGCTCGGCGCAGGTCACGGTCAGCGCCCTGGACCGCACCGGCGCGCGCTTTGAACGCACCGCAGACGGGCTCCTCGCGGCGTGCATCCAGCACGAGATCGATCACCTCGACGGCAAGCTCTTTCTCGACTACCTCTCGCCGCTGAAGCGCAACCGCATCGTCAAGAAGATGGAAAAGCAGCAGCGCGGCGGGCGCTGA
- the fmt gene encoding methionyl-tRNA formyltransferase, translating into MRVVFAGTPDFAVPTFDALRAAGHELVGCYTQPDRPAGRGRAPRASPVKQAALDAGVAVFQPPSVKGPEAQAALAELNPEIMVVVAYGLLLPRTILDTPAFGCVNVHASLLPRWRGAAPIQRAILAGDTESGVCVMQMEAGLDTGPVWSRWRCPLDGRETATALHDTLAEAGAALLVETLPEIAAGARTPEAQDDSRATYAHKLEKGEARIDWRDPADAVARQVMAFNAWPVAQCSGPDGVIRVWLARARAQGALPPGAPGAVLAEDADGVVVQTGEGVLAITRLQLPGKRQLSAAEFVNGRSLLGHTLA; encoded by the coding sequence GTGCGGGTCGTCTTCGCCGGGACACCGGATTTCGCCGTCCCGACCTTCGACGCGTTGCGGGCGGCCGGGCACGAACTCGTCGGCTGCTACACCCAGCCGGACCGCCCGGCGGGGCGGGGTCGTGCGCCGCGCGCCAGTCCGGTCAAGCAGGCCGCGCTGGACGCAGGTGTGGCGGTCTTTCAACCGCCCTCGGTCAAGGGCCCTGAGGCGCAGGCGGCCTTGGCCGAGCTGAACCCCGAGATCATGGTGGTCGTGGCCTACGGCCTGCTGCTGCCGCGCACGATTCTCGACACGCCGGCGTTCGGCTGCGTCAATGTGCACGCGTCTCTGTTGCCGCGCTGGCGCGGGGCGGCGCCGATCCAGCGTGCCATCCTCGCCGGCGATACGGAGTCGGGCGTCTGCGTCATGCAGATGGAAGCGGGGCTCGACACCGGGCCGGTCTGGTCGCGCTGGCGCTGTCCCCTCGACGGTCGGGAAACGGCCACAGCGCTGCACGACACACTGGCCGAGGCCGGTGCCGCGCTGCTGGTCGAGACGTTGCCTGAGATCGCCGCCGGTGCGCGGACACCCGAGGCCCAGGACGACAGCAGGGCGACCTACGCGCACAAACTGGAAAAGGGCGAGGCCCGCATCGACTGGCGCGACCCGGCTGACGCCGTCGCGCGCCAGGTCATGGCCTTCAACGCCTGGCCGGTCGCGCAGTGCTCCGGGCCGGACGGGGTGATCCGCGTCTGGCTGGCGCGCGCGCGCGCGCAGGGGGCATTGCCACCGGGCGCGCCGGGCGCCGTGCTCGCCGAGGACGCCGACGGCGTGGTGGTGCAAACCGGTGAGGGTGTGTTGGCGATCACCCGGTTGCAGTTGCCCGGCAAGCGTCAGCTCAGCGCGGCGGAGTTTGTCAACGGTCGATCGCTGCTCGGTCACACGCTGGCGTGA
- the rsmB gene encoding 16S rRNA (cytosine(967)-C(5))-methyltransferase RsmB yields MNTHAPDPVRQHACLALDAVLREGRSLESALPDGELAGAARRRCRALVYAGCRWQPRLDAVIRRLLSRPLRRRDRRVGSVVLLALTELEYVDGAPHAVVDDAVRLTGALGHAPLRGLVNAVLRRFLRERVSLLAAVDSDPAAAAAHPAWLYATLERDWPASVHAIAEANNARAPMTLRVAATDDRDAYRARLAAQGLVATPGPGASDLVLASPVDVAELPYFEHGACSVQDSAAQFAAQLLAPRAGERVLDACAAPGGKTGHLLELGGEALALTALDASSARLARVSDTVRRLGCEGVTVQAADASEPAQWWDGVPFDGVLLDAPCSGLGVVRRHPDIKVLRRPTDIEALAAVQARLLDALWPLLKPGGRLLYATCSTVRRENDEQVERFLDRTVDAVPATLELPVGRVSGPGWQIFPGEMGCDGFYYALMHRSPVQTAHHD; encoded by the coding sequence GTGAACACACACGCGCCCGATCCGGTTCGCCAGCACGCCTGTCTGGCGCTCGATGCCGTGTTGCGCGAGGGGCGGTCACTCGAGTCCGCTTTGCCCGACGGTGAACTCGCGGGCGCCGCACGACGCCGGTGCCGCGCTCTGGTGTACGCGGGGTGTCGCTGGCAACCACGCCTCGATGCGGTCATCCGACGGCTGCTGAGCCGGCCGCTGCGACGGCGTGACCGGCGGGTCGGCAGCGTTGTGCTGCTGGCCCTGACCGAGCTCGAGTACGTCGACGGCGCGCCACACGCGGTCGTCGACGACGCCGTCCGGCTCACCGGGGCGCTCGGCCACGCGCCTTTGCGCGGTCTGGTCAACGCCGTTTTGCGGCGCTTTCTGCGCGAGCGCGTGTCGCTGCTTGCGGCGGTCGACAGCGACCCGGCCGCCGCCGCCGCGCACCCGGCCTGGTTGTACGCGACGCTCGAACGGGATTGGCCGGCGTCGGTTCACGCAATCGCGGAAGCCAACAACGCGCGCGCGCCGATGACGCTGCGGGTCGCGGCGACAGACGACCGGGACGCCTACCGCGCGCGTCTCGCGGCGCAGGGGCTGGTGGCGACACCGGGCCCAGGTGCCAGCGACCTCGTGCTCGCTTCGCCGGTCGACGTGGCTGAACTGCCGTATTTCGAGCACGGCGCCTGCTCGGTGCAGGACAGCGCGGCGCAATTCGCGGCCCAGCTGCTCGCGCCGCGCGCCGGCGAGCGGGTGCTGGACGCCTGCGCGGCGCCCGGTGGCAAGACGGGTCACCTGCTCGAACTGGGCGGGGAGGCACTGGCCCTGACGGCGCTCGACGCGTCGTCTGCCCGCCTGGCGCGGGTCTCGGACACCGTGCGACGGCTCGGCTGCGAGGGCGTCACGGTGCAGGCGGCCGACGCGAGCGAACCTGCGCAGTGGTGGGACGGCGTGCCCTTTGACGGCGTGCTGCTCGATGCGCCTTGCAGCGGCCTCGGTGTGGTCCGGCGACATCCCGATATCAAGGTGTTGCGTCGGCCCACCGACATCGAGGCGCTGGCCGCGGTGCAGGCGCGGTTGCTCGACGCGCTGTGGCCGCTGCTGAAACCCGGCGGCAGGTTGCTGTACGCGACCTGTTCGACCGTGCGGCGCGAGAACGACGAGCAGGTCGAACGCTTCCTCGACCGCACGGTGGACGCGGTGCCGGCCACGCTCGAATTGCCTGTGGGCCGCGTGTCCGGACCGGGTTGGCAGATATTCCCGGGTGAAATGGGGTGCGACGGCTTTTATTATGCGCTCATGCACCGCAGCCCGGTTCAGACTGCGCACCATGACTAA
- a CDS encoding DUF4390 domain-containing protein → MTNLRRRRTSTPGHWPWLCACALAFLLLAGSARADEGRVEYRSLVSYVIDGDVMLESDVSVRLSGLTRAALQSGVALEFDVEIDVIRQRSFWPDLTLRRYQIPVRLSYQDLTRSYRLERLNSGQRASFPDLDTALDAVAQLRDVVLIPDDQLSRPGRYYGVMRVQLDLDALPSPLRTQAYFSRAWTLKNGEQTWPLR, encoded by the coding sequence ATGACTAACCTGCGCCGCCGCCGCACTTCGACACCCGGACACTGGCCCTGGCTGTGTGCCTGTGCGTTGGCGTTCCTGCTCCTGGCGGGGTCCGCGCGCGCCGACGAGGGGCGCGTGGAGTACCGCTCGCTGGTCTCCTACGTGATCGACGGCGACGTCATGCTCGAGAGTGACGTGAGCGTGCGGCTCAGCGGGCTCACCCGGGCGGCGCTGCAAAGTGGGGTGGCACTTGAATTCGATGTCGAAATCGACGTCATCCGACAACGCAGCTTCTGGCCCGACCTGACCCTGCGCCGGTACCAGATCCCGGTCCGTCTCAGCTACCAGGACCTGACACGCAGTTACCGGCTCGAGCGACTCAACTCGGGCCAGCGCGCCAGCTTCCCCGACCTCGACACCGCGCTCGACGCCGTGGCGCAGCTGCGCGACGTGGTGCTGATTCCCGACGACCAGCTCAGCCGGCCCGGCCGCTACTACGGTGTCATGCGGGTGCAGCTCGACCTCGACGCGCTGCCGTCACCCCTGCGAACGCAGGCGTATTTCTCGCGGGCGTGGACCCTGAAGAACGGTGAGCAGACGTGGCCACTCCGGTGA